From Corallococcus silvisoli, one genomic window encodes:
- a CDS encoding type I polyketide synthase, whose protein sequence is MNRSHRLSAMSSVKLAFAAEQLRPGLELLNATPIAIVGMGCRFPGEATTPEAFWRVLRDGVDTVTEVPRDRWDIDAWYSPDPDVPGRMHTRKGAFLSTRSEFDADFFGISPREAASLDPQQRLLLEVSWEALERAGMAPDQLAGSLTGVYVGLSTGDYAQLLDTRPPESFDAYAFSGTAHSMAAGRLSYHLGLQGPSVALDAACASSLVAVHLACQALRAGGCDLALAGGVNRLLSAQFHLNFSQGRMLAPDGRCKTFDAAADGYVRGEGAGIVVLKRLADALRDQDPIVAVIRGSAVNQDGRSSGLTVPNGPAQQAVIRQALQGAGVNPEQVDYVEAHGTGTSLGDPIELGALGAVFGPRPPEQPLLVGSVKTNIGHLEAAAGIAGLIKVALALQHGEIPAHLHLSQPNPHVPWDRLPIQIPTQHQPWPSTHGRRIAGISSFGFSGTNAHVLLESAPGTAPAPQEEEEQEPPLERPLHLLTLSARGAPALQQLAARFAGRLRAEPSLALADACFSANTGRAHLPHRLGAFAGTGEALAAQLEAFASGAPSALLTGQAPAEPPEVAFLFTGQGSQYPDMGRKLYESQPVFRESMEQCDALLRPLLERPLLDVLYHAPQAHPLLHQTAYTQPALFAIEYALAELWKSWGIVPGAVLGHSVGEYAAACVAGVFSLEDGLKLIAERGRLMQELPERGTMAAVSASPARVEQALGADRGACAIAALNGPESVVISGSERAVDAVVARLTAQGIRSARLQVSHAFHSPLMEPMLPAFERVLRTMTLSPPSLELISNVGGGVATAEVATAGYWCRHVRQPVRFAEGVQSLVQRGFRVFVELGPKPTLSSLGRLCAPDADLLWLASLRQGRDDWQTLLESLGSLYVRGAPVDWAGFDQGYARHKRVLPTYPFQRKSFWFEATGDARVRAPSSRDEGRPAGHTPLTSLLESGDVRGLAEHLRRGGALTGAALETLPQVAEALVREHQRQRSEAEMASTLYRVSWSPTPPGQVLTTARNTGEWLILADRGGLGRALATRLEARGEHCMLATAEDLLGPSSQEPGLAPSAVLARWLQGFGTPGRPPLAGIVYLWALDAPDPEGLDAATFDIAQRSTCDGVLWLLQELGKRTQAVQPPLWCVTRGVHAPGGEPGPRSVAQAPLWGLAGVASLEHPELRVRLIDVASDGTHDDVAAGLDAELRSPDDEDRLALRRGQRYAARLEPLPFEAPPPLVFNARASYLITGGLGGIGLAVAAWMVRQGARHLVLMGRSGSASSTAREAVESLELAGAQVLVFPGDVSRPEDVTGVLAALKARFPPLRGVVHAAAVLDDGTLRQQTPERFQRVRRPKADGAWNLHLATRHEALDFFVCFSSAAALLGAPGQSNYAAANAFLDALARYRRGLGLPGLSIGWGPWKDLGMAAGLDAHSRQRMADEGLGALETAQGLQALGALLSSREPDVAVLPIDWSTFASRARPRMPLLRRLRDGAPSGGAPAEDTGPSWRQRWGSTPATERPGFLHTYVRGQVARILRWEPEQPMDAQRGFAEMGMDSLMAVELRNRLQKDLGQPLSAALIFNYPRIEALAQHLQDVLLSAESPPESPSAPVGAGPEDPRGGEAPTLSPEELIARIARKYQTHG, encoded by the coding sequence ATGAACCGCTCGCACCGGCTCTCCGCCATGTCGTCCGTCAAGCTCGCGTTCGCGGCCGAGCAGCTTCGGCCAGGGCTCGAGTTGCTCAACGCCACGCCCATCGCGATTGTCGGCATGGGCTGCCGCTTCCCCGGTGAGGCCACCACCCCGGAGGCTTTCTGGCGGGTGCTCCGCGACGGCGTGGACACCGTCACCGAGGTGCCTCGCGACCGCTGGGACATCGACGCCTGGTATTCGCCGGACCCGGACGTGCCCGGGAGGATGCACACCCGCAAGGGGGCGTTCCTCTCCACGCGCTCGGAGTTCGACGCGGACTTCTTCGGGATCTCTCCGCGCGAGGCGGCGAGCCTGGATCCCCAGCAGCGCCTCCTGCTGGAAGTGAGCTGGGAGGCGCTGGAGCGCGCGGGGATGGCCCCGGACCAGCTGGCCGGTTCGCTCACGGGCGTCTACGTGGGACTCAGCACCGGGGACTACGCGCAGCTCCTGGACACTCGCCCGCCCGAGTCCTTCGACGCCTACGCGTTCTCCGGCACCGCGCACAGCATGGCCGCGGGACGATTGTCGTACCACCTGGGACTTCAGGGACCGAGCGTGGCCCTGGATGCCGCGTGCGCTTCGTCCCTCGTCGCGGTGCACCTGGCCTGTCAGGCCCTTCGCGCTGGCGGGTGTGATCTGGCGCTCGCGGGCGGAGTGAACCGGCTGCTCTCGGCCCAGTTCCACCTCAACTTCTCGCAGGGGCGGATGCTGGCGCCGGATGGACGGTGCAAGACCTTCGACGCCGCCGCGGACGGTTATGTGCGCGGAGAGGGCGCGGGAATCGTCGTCCTGAAGCGGCTCGCGGACGCGCTGAGGGATCAGGATCCCATCGTCGCGGTCATCCGCGGCTCCGCCGTCAACCAGGACGGACGCAGCAGTGGCCTGACGGTGCCCAATGGCCCCGCCCAACAGGCCGTCATCCGGCAGGCCCTGCAGGGCGCCGGCGTGAACCCGGAGCAGGTGGACTACGTGGAGGCCCATGGCACCGGCACCTCGCTCGGAGATCCCATCGAGCTGGGAGCCCTGGGCGCCGTCTTCGGCCCGCGTCCCCCCGAGCAGCCGCTGCTCGTGGGTTCGGTCAAGACGAACATCGGGCACCTCGAGGCCGCGGCCGGCATCGCGGGGTTGATCAAGGTCGCCCTCGCGCTCCAGCACGGGGAGATCCCCGCGCACCTGCACCTGAGCCAGCCCAACCCGCACGTGCCCTGGGACCGGCTCCCCATCCAGATCCCGACGCAGCACCAACCCTGGCCCTCGACCCACGGACGCCGCATCGCGGGGATCAGCTCCTTCGGGTTCAGCGGCACCAACGCCCACGTGTTGCTGGAGAGCGCTCCCGGCACGGCCCCCGCGCCACAGGAGGAGGAAGAGCAGGAGCCCCCCCTGGAGCGCCCCCTCCACCTGCTCACCCTGTCGGCGCGCGGCGCTCCCGCGCTCCAGCAGCTCGCCGCGCGCTTCGCGGGCCGGCTGCGAGCCGAACCGTCGCTCGCCCTCGCTGATGCGTGCTTCAGCGCGAACACCGGACGCGCGCACCTGCCCCATCGCCTCGGCGCGTTCGCGGGCACGGGCGAGGCGCTGGCCGCACAGCTCGAGGCGTTCGCCTCGGGCGCACCTTCCGCGCTCCTCACCGGTCAGGCTCCGGCGGAGCCGCCCGAGGTGGCCTTTCTCTTCACCGGCCAGGGGTCCCAGTACCCGGACATGGGCCGCAAGCTGTACGAATCCCAGCCCGTCTTCCGCGAGAGCATGGAGCAGTGCGACGCGCTGCTGCGTCCCCTCCTCGAACGCCCCCTCCTGGACGTGCTGTACCACGCGCCCCAGGCACACCCGCTGCTGCACCAGACGGCCTACACCCAGCCGGCGCTGTTCGCGATCGAGTACGCACTCGCGGAGCTCTGGAAGTCGTGGGGCATCGTGCCCGGGGCGGTGCTGGGTCACAGCGTCGGTGAGTACGCGGCGGCTTGCGTGGCAGGGGTGTTCAGCCTGGAGGATGGGCTGAAGCTGATCGCCGAGCGTGGGCGCCTGATGCAGGAGCTGCCCGAGCGCGGCACCATGGCGGCCGTCTCCGCGAGCCCCGCGCGCGTGGAGCAGGCGCTGGGAGCGGACCGGGGCGCGTGTGCCATCGCCGCGCTCAACGGCCCGGAGAGCGTGGTCATCTCTGGCAGCGAGCGAGCCGTCGACGCGGTGGTCGCGCGGCTCACGGCGCAGGGGATCCGCTCGGCGCGGTTGCAGGTCTCCCACGCCTTCCACTCGCCCCTGATGGAGCCGATGCTGCCCGCGTTCGAGCGCGTGCTGCGCACCATGACGCTCTCACCGCCGAGCCTGGAGTTGATCTCCAACGTCGGTGGCGGGGTCGCGACGGCCGAGGTCGCGACGGCCGGATACTGGTGTCGTCACGTGCGCCAGCCCGTGCGGTTCGCTGAAGGCGTCCAGTCCCTGGTCCAACGCGGGTTCCGCGTGTTCGTCGAGTTGGGGCCCAAGCCCACGCTGTCGAGTCTGGGGCGGCTGTGCGCACCGGATGCCGACCTGCTCTGGCTGGCCAGCCTGAGACAGGGCCGGGACGACTGGCAGACCCTGCTGGAGAGCCTGGGCTCGCTGTATGTGCGCGGGGCGCCGGTGGACTGGGCGGGGTTCGACCAGGGCTACGCCCGCCACAAGCGCGTCCTGCCCACCTACCCCTTCCAGCGGAAGTCCTTCTGGTTCGAGGCGACTGGCGACGCGCGGGTCCGTGCCCCCTCCTCGCGCGATGAAGGTCGGCCAGCGGGACACACGCCGCTCACCTCGCTGCTCGAGTCCGGCGACGTGCGTGGCCTCGCCGAGCATCTGCGCCGTGGCGGCGCGCTCACCGGAGCGGCGCTGGAGACGCTGCCCCAGGTGGCGGAAGCGCTCGTGCGCGAGCACCAGCGCCAGCGGTCGGAGGCGGAGATGGCCTCGACGCTGTACCGCGTCTCCTGGAGTCCCACGCCCCCCGGACAGGTCCTGACCACCGCCCGGAACACGGGGGAGTGGCTGATCCTCGCGGACCGAGGCGGCCTGGGCCGCGCGCTGGCGACCCGGCTGGAGGCGCGGGGCGAGCACTGCATGCTGGCCACCGCGGAGGACCTGCTGGGGCCGTCCTCACAGGAGCCGGGACTGGCGCCGTCCGCCGTGCTCGCGCGTTGGCTCCAGGGCTTCGGGACTCCGGGCAGACCGCCCCTCGCGGGCATCGTCTATCTCTGGGCGCTGGATGCTCCCGACCCGGAGGGACTGGACGCCGCCACATTCGACATCGCGCAGCGCTCGACGTGTGACGGAGTGCTGTGGCTGCTCCAAGAGCTCGGCAAGCGGACCCAGGCCGTGCAGCCGCCGCTCTGGTGCGTGACTCGCGGCGTGCATGCGCCAGGCGGAGAGCCCGGCCCGCGCTCCGTGGCCCAGGCTCCGCTGTGGGGGCTCGCGGGGGTGGCCAGCCTGGAGCACCCGGAGCTGCGGGTGCGATTGATCGACGTGGCCTCCGATGGGACCCATGACGATGTCGCCGCGGGGCTCGACGCCGAGCTGCGCTCCCCTGACGACGAGGACCGCCTCGCCTTGAGGCGCGGGCAACGCTACGCGGCCCGGCTGGAGCCCCTTCCATTCGAGGCGCCTCCCCCGCTCGTATTCAATGCTCGCGCCAGCTACCTGATCACCGGAGGCCTGGGCGGCATCGGGCTGGCCGTCGCGGCCTGGATGGTGCGGCAGGGAGCGCGGCACCTGGTCCTCATGGGCCGCTCCGGATCCGCATCGAGCACGGCGCGGGAGGCCGTCGAGTCGCTGGAGCTCGCGGGTGCCCAGGTCCTGGTCTTCCCGGGTGACGTCTCGCGACCCGAGGATGTCACCGGGGTGCTCGCGGCGTTGAAGGCCCGCTTCCCGCCCCTGCGCGGGGTCGTGCATGCGGCGGCCGTCCTCGACGACGGGACCCTGCGGCAGCAGACCCCCGAGCGCTTCCAGCGGGTGCGGCGACCCAAGGCCGACGGCGCCTGGAACCTGCACCTCGCCACGCGCCACGAGGCCCTGGACTTCTTCGTCTGCTTCTCCTCCGCGGCGGCCCTGCTCGGCGCGCCCGGCCAGTCGAACTACGCCGCCGCCAACGCCTTCCTCGATGCGCTGGCGCGCTACCGGCGCGGACTCGGGCTGCCCGGGTTGAGCATTGGCTGGGGCCCCTGGAAGGACCTGGGGATGGCCGCTGGACTCGACGCGCACAGCCGCCAGCGCATGGCGGACGAAGGGCTCGGAGCGCTCGAGACGGCCCAGGGACTCCAGGCGCTCGGAGCGCTGCTGTCCTCGCGCGAGCCTGACGTCGCCGTGCTGCCCATCGACTGGAGCACCTTCGCCTCCCGGGCCCGGCCCCGGATGCCGCTGCTGCGGCGACTCCGAGACGGCGCACCCTCCGGCGGTGCACCCGCGGAGGACACGGGGCCTTCCTGGCGACAGCGCTGGGGGTCGACACCCGCGACCGAGCGCCCCGGCTTCCTCCACACGTACGTGCGCGGTCAGGTGGCCCGCATCCTCAGGTGGGAGCCAGAGCAGCCCATGGACGCGCAGCGGGGCTTCGCGGAGATGGGCATGGACTCACTGATGGCCGTGGAGCTGCGCAACCGGCTCCAGAAGGATCTGGGCCAGCCGCTCTCCGCGGCGCTCATCTTCAACTATCCGCGCATCGAGGCGCTGGCGCAGCACCTCCAGGACGTCCTGCTCTCGGCTGAAAGCCCTCCGGAGTCACCGAGCGCCCCAGTTGGAGCCGGCCCGGAGGACCCCCGCGGCGGCGAGGCCCCCACGCTCTCGCCGGAAGAGCTCATCGCGCGCATCGCCCGGAAGTACCAGACGCACGGCTAG
- a CDS encoding type I polyketide synthase, with translation MEGKAAGPDYGTLIKNALLKIDSLEGKLHELQQSRTEPIAIVGMGCRFPGGADTPESFWRLLRDGVDAITEVPPARWPVDAYYDPNPETPAAMYTRHGAFIGGVDQFDAPFFGIAPREAAMMDPQQRLLLEVAWEALERGGISPASLSGSRTGVFVGLMNVDYLRLTNRPELVDLYSATGSYPSVAAGRLSYVLGLRGPSLVVDTACSSSLVAVHLACQSLRARECQLALAGGVNLILSPLPYLLECRARMLSPDGRCKTFDASADGFSRGEGCGVIVLKRLSDALADGSPILALIRGSAVNQDGRSSGLTVPMGPAQEEVIRDALANAGVSAADVSLVEAHGTGTPLGDPIELGALGATYGQDRPADQPLLVGSVKTNMGHLESAAGIAGLMKLVVSLQNAAIPPHLHLSHPNPRIPWSELPLEVPTALRPWPASSRRRLAGVSAFGFSGTNAHVVLEEAPAPKALAAAPRRERPPHLLVLSAASEPALRAQADRYARHLEAHPGQDLGDLCFTASTGRAHLPFRLGVRGTTSEELRSRLDALAQGRQAETSTQGRVQPGALPRVAFLFPGEGARPTGLGRELYAGQPIFRDAFDACDRALRDATGLSLIEALHASSGEALLQEPRYAHPARFAFEVALARLWLSWGVPPAFALGDGVGEYAAACVAGVFSIEDGLRLVAARAALDPRAALASDARVPELARLAAGISFHPPKLGLVSHVTGSPLPASIAPLEYWSRYRPSAGHAVQGIGALERQGAGVILELGPGASASEKVTWLSCPRPAEEESMTLEHVATLYCLGAPIDWAAFHRGDSRRKVVLPTYPFQRQRSWFQEPGGSDAHGSTTEVMGATEAAATRFPGPEVLVSRLPADLCESPALESSNAPTSADDGPVAQVEALCTRYIARAFEALGAPLVPGQSFTSEAWAERLGVVERHRRLFARLLEMLAEEGRVERKGAHWEVLRAPDHASPEQLLGALRSRFPGTEPELALLERSGARLGAVLAGLQDPLELLFPDGSLDLASRIYESSEGALQMNRLVQAALTPLLERLSPKRSLRVLEVGAGTGGTTAALLPHLPASLTEYVATDVSARFATRTQERFHAYPFLRYVPLDIERPPEEQGVESHAFDLVVASNVLHATAELERTLRHVRTLLAPGGILLLIEATAPRRWLDLTFGMTRGWWRFTDTALRPSHPLLSPRRWQALLAECGFPSVASVHPAGSARALLQQTLLVARTDPGAQREPAPARAQAGRMAGGVTRVEVPASVAMPPPEHLLRTLAETPAQKRQAVLTTHVREQVASVLGLGSASAIDPRQGLFDMGMDSLTALELKNRLERGTGASLSSTLAMDHPTVVALTEHLWTDVLAVQLHHEPRSEAGPVAPPSPARRAKTVAPPQDAPHMATGLTPDLDALLSQVEQTSERDLTRQLKTGRRSTTAPDTSEAPPAPPRNGGSAT, from the coding sequence ATGGAAGGGAAAGCCGCGGGCCCCGATTACGGGACGCTCATCAAGAATGCCCTGCTGAAGATCGACAGCCTCGAGGGCAAGCTCCACGAGCTCCAGCAGAGCCGGACCGAGCCCATCGCCATCGTCGGGATGGGGTGCCGCTTCCCCGGAGGCGCCGATACGCCCGAGTCCTTCTGGCGCCTGCTTCGCGATGGCGTGGACGCCATCACCGAGGTGCCACCGGCGCGCTGGCCCGTTGACGCGTACTACGACCCCAACCCCGAGACTCCGGCGGCCATGTACACCCGCCACGGGGCCTTCATCGGGGGCGTGGATCAGTTCGACGCGCCGTTCTTCGGGATCGCCCCGCGAGAGGCCGCGATGATGGACCCCCAGCAGCGTCTGCTGCTGGAAGTGGCCTGGGAGGCGCTGGAGCGCGGCGGCATCTCTCCCGCCTCGCTCTCCGGGAGCCGGACCGGGGTCTTCGTCGGCCTGATGAACGTCGATTACCTCCGGCTGACGAACCGTCCGGAGCTCGTCGACCTGTACTCCGCCACCGGCTCCTACCCGAGCGTGGCCGCGGGGCGGCTCTCTTATGTCCTCGGACTGAGAGGGCCGAGCCTCGTCGTCGACACCGCCTGTTCTTCGTCCCTGGTGGCGGTCCACCTGGCCTGCCAGAGCCTGCGGGCCCGGGAGTGCCAGCTGGCGCTGGCTGGCGGCGTGAACCTCATCCTCTCTCCCCTGCCCTACCTCCTCGAGTGCCGCGCCCGGATGCTGTCCCCCGACGGGCGGTGCAAGACGTTCGACGCCTCCGCGGACGGTTTCTCCCGGGGCGAGGGGTGCGGCGTCATCGTCCTCAAGCGGCTGTCGGACGCACTGGCCGATGGCAGCCCCATCCTGGCCCTCATCCGCGGCTCGGCGGTCAACCAGGACGGCCGCAGCAGTGGGCTGACGGTCCCCATGGGCCCCGCCCAGGAAGAGGTCATCCGGGACGCGCTCGCGAATGCTGGCGTCTCCGCGGCCGACGTTTCGCTCGTCGAAGCCCACGGCACGGGGACTCCCCTGGGCGATCCGATTGAACTCGGAGCGCTGGGGGCGACCTACGGCCAGGACCGCCCCGCGGATCAGCCGCTGCTCGTGGGCTCGGTGAAGACCAACATGGGTCATCTCGAGAGCGCGGCAGGCATCGCGGGCTTGATGAAGCTCGTGGTCTCTCTTCAGAACGCGGCCATCCCTCCGCACCTGCACCTGAGCCACCCCAATCCGCGGATCCCCTGGAGCGAGCTTCCGCTCGAGGTCCCCACGGCGTTGCGCCCCTGGCCGGCCAGCTCTCGGAGACGCCTGGCGGGGGTGAGCGCCTTCGGCTTCAGCGGCACCAACGCGCACGTGGTGCTCGAAGAGGCCCCGGCCCCCAAAGCCCTGGCCGCCGCTCCGCGAAGGGAACGCCCACCGCACCTGCTGGTGCTCTCGGCCGCGTCGGAGCCCGCGCTGCGGGCACAGGCAGACCGGTATGCCCGGCACCTGGAAGCCCATCCCGGCCAGGACCTGGGCGACCTCTGCTTCACCGCGAGCACAGGCCGTGCCCATCTGCCCTTCCGGCTCGGCGTGCGCGGGACCACCTCGGAGGAGCTGCGCTCGCGGCTGGACGCGCTCGCGCAAGGCCGTCAGGCGGAGACCTCGACGCAAGGGCGCGTGCAACCCGGCGCCTTGCCTCGGGTCGCATTCCTGTTCCCCGGTGAAGGCGCGCGTCCGACGGGCCTCGGGCGCGAGCTGTACGCGGGCCAGCCGATCTTCCGCGATGCCTTCGATGCGTGCGACCGGGCGCTGCGCGACGCGACCGGACTGTCCCTGATCGAGGCGCTTCACGCTTCCTCCGGTGAGGCACTCCTCCAAGAGCCCAGGTACGCCCATCCCGCGCGCTTCGCCTTCGAGGTCGCGCTGGCGCGGCTCTGGCTGTCATGGGGAGTTCCCCCCGCCTTCGCGCTGGGGGATGGCGTGGGCGAGTACGCCGCCGCCTGCGTGGCGGGGGTCTTCAGCATCGAGGACGGGCTGCGGCTGGTCGCCGCGCGCGCGGCGTTGGATCCACGGGCAGCGCTCGCTTCGGATGCCCGGGTCCCCGAGCTCGCGCGACTCGCGGCGGGCATCTCCTTCCACCCTCCGAAGCTCGGGCTCGTGTCGCATGTCACGGGCAGCCCCCTCCCCGCCAGCATCGCCCCCTTGGAGTACTGGTCCAGGTATCGCCCCAGCGCGGGTCACGCCGTACAGGGCATCGGGGCACTCGAGCGACAGGGGGCCGGCGTCATCCTCGAGCTGGGCCCTGGGGCCTCCGCCTCGGAGAAGGTCACGTGGCTGTCATGCCCGCGGCCCGCCGAGGAGGAGTCGATGACGCTCGAGCATGTGGCGACGCTCTACTGCCTGGGAGCGCCGATCGACTGGGCGGCGTTCCATCGCGGCGATTCGCGTCGCAAGGTCGTCCTCCCCACCTACCCGTTCCAGCGCCAGCGAAGCTGGTTCCAGGAGCCCGGAGGTTCCGACGCGCACGGCTCCACCACGGAGGTGATGGGGGCGACGGAAGCGGCGGCCACCCGGTTCCCGGGGCCCGAAGTCCTCGTCTCGCGGCTGCCCGCCGACCTCTGCGAGTCCCCTGCCCTGGAGTCCTCGAACGCACCCACCTCCGCGGATGACGGTCCGGTCGCCCAGGTGGAGGCCCTCTGCACCCGCTACATCGCCCGAGCCTTCGAAGCGCTGGGGGCGCCCCTGGTGCCCGGACAGTCCTTCACCTCCGAGGCCTGGGCGGAGCGACTGGGAGTGGTCGAGCGTCACCGCCGGCTGTTCGCGCGGTTGCTTGAGATGCTCGCCGAGGAGGGGCGCGTCGAGCGCAAGGGTGCCCATTGGGAGGTGCTGCGCGCCCCGGATCACGCTTCACCCGAGCAGCTGCTCGGCGCGCTGCGCTCCCGCTTCCCAGGCACCGAGCCGGAGCTGGCGCTGCTCGAGCGCAGCGGAGCACGGCTGGGCGCCGTCCTCGCGGGCCTACAGGATCCGCTGGAGCTCCTCTTCCCTGACGGAAGCCTCGACCTGGCCTCGCGCATCTACGAGTCCTCCGAGGGCGCACTGCAGATGAATCGGCTGGTGCAAGCGGCGCTCACCCCACTCCTGGAGCGACTGTCGCCGAAGCGTTCCCTGCGCGTGCTCGAGGTCGGGGCGGGCACTGGCGGGACGACGGCCGCGCTCCTGCCGCACCTGCCTGCCTCGCTCACGGAGTATGTGGCCACGGACGTCTCCGCCCGCTTCGCCACGCGCACGCAGGAGCGGTTCCACGCGTACCCCTTCCTCCGGTACGTCCCGCTGGACATCGAGCGCCCTCCCGAAGAGCAGGGTGTGGAGTCCCACGCGTTCGACCTGGTGGTGGCCTCGAACGTGCTGCATGCCACGGCCGAGCTGGAGCGGACGCTGCGGCATGTCCGGACGCTCCTGGCTCCGGGTGGCATCCTCCTGCTCATCGAGGCCACCGCGCCGCGCCGCTGGCTGGACCTGACGTTCGGCATGACGCGGGGCTGGTGGCGCTTCACCGACACCGCGCTGCGCCCGTCGCACCCGCTGCTCTCGCCTCGGCGCTGGCAGGCCCTGCTCGCGGAGTGTGGCTTCCCCAGCGTCGCCAGCGTCCACCCGGCAGGCAGCGCCCGCGCACTGCTCCAGCAGACACTGCTCGTCGCGAGGACCGACCCAGGCGCCCAGCGCGAGCCGGCGCCAGCACGCGCGCAGGCAGGGCGGATGGCGGGAGGCGTCACCCGCGTTGAAGTCCCGGCCAGCGTCGCCATGCCCCCGCCGGAGCACCTGCTGCGCACACTCGCGGAGACCCCCGCGCAGAAGCGACAGGCGGTGCTCACCACGCATGTCCGCGAGCAGGTGGCCTCCGTGCTGGGGCTCGGATCCGCGAGCGCCATCGACCCCCGGCAGGGTCTCTTCGACATGGGCATGGACTCGCTCACGGCGCTGGAGCTGAAGAACCGGCTCGAGCGCGGCACGGGTGCTTCCCTCTCCTCCACGCTGGCCATGGATCACCCGACCGTCGTCGCGCTCACGGAGCACCTGTGGACCGACGTGCTCGCGGTCCAACTGCATCATGAGCCCCGGAGCGAGGCGGGGCCCGTGGCGCCGCCCTCCCCGGCAAGGCGCGCGAAGACGGTGGCGCCCCCACAGGACGCACCGCACATGGCCACCGGGCTCACCCCGGACCTGGACGCCCTGCTCTCCCAGGTCGAGCAGACGTCGGAGCGCGACCTGACGAGACAACTCAAGACCGGGCGCCGATCGACGACGGCACCGGACACGAGCGAGGCGCCACCCGCGCCACCTCGAAATGGAGGGAGCGCGACATGA